AGTAAAGTGCGCATACGCATCATAATTTAGGCCGAAGTGGCCCTGATTATCCGCGCTGTAAACAGCCTGACTTAGCGAGCGCAGCATTACAGTCTGAATCAGGTGGTAATCCGGACGCTCGCGGATACTCTCCAGCAGCAACTGGTAATCCTTAGGCGACGGACCATCCTTCGACTTGCCACGGTGCAGCGACAACCCCAGCTCGGTGAGGAATGCTTTGAGCTTTTCCACACGCTCCGGCGGTGGACAGTCGTGCACGCGATACAACGCTGGAATTTCATGCTTCTGCATAAAGGCGGCGGTGGCCACGTTGGCGGCCAACATGCATTCTTCGATCAACTTGTGCGCATCGTTGCGCTGGGTTGGGCGAATCTCGGCGATCTTGCGCCCAGCTCCGAAAATGATCCGAGTTTCCTGGGTTTCAAAATCGATGGCGCCGCGTTCATGGCGCGCAGCCAACAGCACCTGATACAGCGAATACAGCTGTTTGAGGTGCGGCAGAACTTCTTTGTATTCGCCACGCAGGGCCTTGCCTTCGCTACCCTTGGGCTGCTCAAGCATGGCGCTAACCTTGTTATAGGTCAGACGCGCGTGGGAATGGATGACCGCCTCATAGAACTGATAGTCGGTCATCTTGCCGGTCTTCGAGATACTGATCTCGCAAACCATGGCCAGGCGATCGACGTGCGGGTTCAGCGAGCACAGGCCGTTGGACAACTCTTCCGGCAGCATCGGGATAACCCGCTCGGGGAAGTACACAGAATTGCCACGCACCTGGGCCTCGGCATCCAACGCCGAATCGATTTTCACATAGTGAGAAACGTCGGCGATGGCGACATAGAGCTTCCAGCCGCCGGAAAACAGCCGCCAGTTGCTGCCGTTTTTCTCGCAATACACAGCATCGTCAAAGTCGCGTGCGTCTTCACCGTCGATGGTAACGAACGGCAGATGGCGCAGATCGATACGCTTTTCTTTGTCCTTCTCTTCGACTTCCGGTTTGAGCTTGCGCGCCTCTTTGACCACAGCTTCGGGCCAGACGTGGGGAATATCGTAGCTGCGCAGGGCAACGTCGATCTCCATGCCCGGCGCCATATAGTTACCAACGACTTCAACCACATCGCCTTGGGGCTGGAAGCGCGTCGTCGGCCAATGGGTGATTTTCACCTCAACGAACTGACCCTGCTTGGCACCGGCGTTACGCCCTGGCGTTACCAGCACTTCTTGCTGAATCTTTGGATTGTCTGCAACTACAAAGCCGACACCGCTCTCTTCGTAATAACGACCAACGATGCTTTCGTGGGCGCGGGAGATCACTTCA
This DNA window, taken from Pseudomonas sp. SG20056, encodes the following:
- the rnr gene encoding ribonuclease R — protein: MADWQSLDPEAAREAEKYENPIPSRELILQHLSDRGSPASREELADEFGMATEEQLEALRRRLRAMERDGQLIYTRRGTYAPVDKLDLILGRVSGHRDGFGFLVPDDGSDDLFLSPAQMRLVFDGDRALARVSGLDRRGRREGAVVEVISRAHESIVGRYYEESGVGFVVADNPKIQQEVLVTPGRNAGAKQGQFVEVKITHWPTTRFQPQGDVVEVVGNYMAPGMEIDVALRSYDIPHVWPEAVVKEARKLKPEVEEKDKEKRIDLRHLPFVTIDGEDARDFDDAVYCEKNGSNWRLFSGGWKLYVAIADVSHYVKIDSALDAEAQVRGNSVYFPERVIPMLPEELSNGLCSLNPHVDRLAMVCEISISKTGKMTDYQFYEAVIHSHARLTYNKVSAMLEQPKGSEGKALRGEYKEVLPHLKQLYSLYQVLLAARHERGAIDFETQETRIIFGAGRKIAEIRPTQRNDAHKLIEECMLAANVATAAFMQKHEIPALYRVHDCPPPERVEKLKAFLTELGLSLHRGKSKDGPSPKDYQLLLESIRERPDYHLIQTVMLRSLSQAVYSADNQGHFGLNYDAYAHFTSPIRRYPDLLIHRAIRSVVRSKLDTPHVKRAGAAIMPRARIYPYDDAILEQLGEQCSMSERRADEATRDVVNWLKCEFMKDRVGETFPGVITAVTGFGLFVELKDIYVEGLVHVTALPGDYYHFDPVHHRLAGERSGRSFRLGDSVEVKVMRVDLDERKIDFELAEGKTAMLAGQRRGGFESAAGKAGRRGERAAPGNTDVEKSRALKKSLLSDSKSKAGKGAAKGESSKPVSKSGKPGAHRKGASAGGAPASGGARKRKAKS